Proteins from a genomic interval of Periophthalmus magnuspinnatus isolate fPerMag1 chromosome 11, fPerMag1.2.pri, whole genome shotgun sequence:
- the ubqln4 gene encoding ubiquilin-4 codes for MADQSAADPGNNNNNKPEASEGTIIKVTVKTPKDKEEIAIAEDASVTQFKEEISKRFKAKQDQLVLIFAGKILKDGDTLSQHGIKDGLTVHLVIKTAHKAGESSTSASSSSTTPAGSTSTSSPGTNPSPTTGSSGSAPPPTQTPNILTGFGDLSNLAGLGMGSANFMELQQQMQRQLMSNPEMLSQIMENPLVQNMMSNPDLMRQMIMANPQMQQLMERNPEISHMLNNPELMRQTMELARNPAMMQEMMRNQDRALSNLESIPGGYNALRRMYTDIQEPMFSAAREQFGNNPFSALSGGSESGAQPSRTENREPLPNPWGPPNTSASTESGTSTGSTSSTGTNPSVSNPLGINASSLGNGMFNSPGMQSLLQQISENPQLMQNMMSAPYMRSLMQSLSQNPEVASQVLMNNPLFAGNPQLQEQLRAQLPIFLQQMQNPEALSVMTNPRAMQALMQIQQGLQTLQTEAPGLMPSLMTGGIPGVPSGVSSGVPPGVPPGVPPGVPPAPSGGGMATENPASSPSSTGTNSAQQQLMQQMLQMFAGGGGGANPMSMTPEVRFQSQLDQLSAMGFINREANLQALIATGGDINAAIERLLGSQPS; via the exons ATGGCTGACCAAAGCGCCGCAGATCCTggaaataacaacaataataaaccTGAAGCTTCAGAAGGAACTATTATCAAGGTCACAGTAAAAACCCCGAAAGATAAAGAAGAAATCGCCATCGCCGAAGATGCCTCTGTCACACAG TTCAAAGAAGAGATCTCAAAGCGATTCAAAGCCAAGCAGGACCAGCTGGTGCTGATTTTTGCAGGGAAGATCTTGAAGGATGGTGACACTCTTAGCCAACATGGTATCAAGGATGGCTTGACAGTTCACCTAGTTATAAAAACAGCCCACAA GGCTGGAGAAAGTAGTACATCAGCTTCAAGCTCTTCTACCACCCCAGCAGgcagcacctccacctccagtCCAGGAACAAATCCCTCTCCCACAACAGGATCTTCAGGCTCTGCCCCTCCACCAACACAGACTCCCAACATACTGA CTGGCTTTGGAGACCTTTCTAATTTGGCTGGACTGGGAATGGGTTCAGCTAATTTCATGGAGCTGCAACAACAAATGCAGAGGCAACTGATGTCCAACCCAGAAATGCTGTCCCAGATCATGGAAAACCCCCTGGTCCAAAACATGATGTCCAACCCAGACCTGATGAGACAGATGATTATGGCCAATCCGCAAATGCAGCAGCTCATGGAGCGTAACCCAGAGATTTCACACATGCTCAACAACCCTGAGCTCATGAGACAG ACTATGGAGTTGGCCAGAAATCCAGCCATGATGCAAGAAATGATGCGGAACCAGGATCGAGCGCTTAGTAACTTAGAGAGCATTCCTGGCGGCTACAACGCACTGCGCAGGATGTACACTGACATTCAAGAGCCCATGTTCAGTGCTGCCAGGGAACAG TTTGGAAATAACCCATTTTCAGCTCTAAGTGGAGGCTCTGAATCTGGAGCTCAGCCATCAAGAACGGAGAACCGTGAGCCTCTGCCCAACCCTTGGGGGCCGCCAAACACGTCAGCCAGCACTGAGAGTGGTACTTCCACAGGAAGTACAAGCTCGACTGGCACCAACCCCTCTGTGTCCAACCCTCTGGGGATCAATGCTTCAAGTCTTGGCAATG gAATGTTTAACAGCCCAGGGATGCAGAGCTTACTGCAGCAGATCTCTGAAAATCCACAACTCATGCAAAACATGATGTCTGCTCCTTACATGCGCTCCCTGATGCAGTCACTGTCTCAAAACCCAGAGGTGGCCTCTCAG GTATTGATGAATAACCCGTTGTTTGCTGGAAACCCGCAGCTGCAGGAACAGCTGAGAGCTCAGCTGCCCATCTTTCTTCAGCAG ATGCAGAATCCTGAAGCCCTATCAGTGATGACTAATCCTCGGGCCATGCAGGCCTTAATGCAGATTCAGCAGGGGCTACAGACGCTGCAGACAGAGGCCCCTGGACTCATGCCCAG TTTAATGACAGGTGGGATTCCTGGTGTCCCGTCTGGTGTCTCGTCTGGTGTCCCGCCTGGTGTCCCACCAGGTGTCCCCCCAGGTGTCCCGCCAGCCCCATCAGGAGGCGGAATGGCCACAGAAAACCCCGCTTCTTCTCCCAGCAGTACAGGAACGAACAGTGCCCAGCAGCAGCTGATGCAACAGATGCTCCAGATGTTtgctggaggtggtggaggtgcaAATCCAATG AGCATGACCCCGGAGGTTCGGTTTCAGTCCCAACTGGACCAGTTAAGTGCAATGGGATTCATCAACCGAGAGGCCAATCTGCAGGCCCTTATTGCTACTGGTGGAGACATCAATGCCGCTATCGAGAGACTGCTGGGCTCACAGCCTTCGTAA
- the LOC117379035 gene encoding ras-related protein Rab-25-like: MSSDESYNFVFKVVLIGESGVGKSNLLSRFTKNEFNHDSRTTIGVEFSTRTVQLDNFTIKAQIWDTAGLERYRAITSAYYRGAVGALLVYDISKHLTYESAERWLKELYDHADPHIVVMLVGNKRDLETVRTVPTEEARDFAEKKGLMFMETSALDSTNVEDAFNEVLTAIHKKVASREVTRGSISAVTLSNPVGSSSQSQEERKPCCKNS, encoded by the exons ATGAGTTCAGATGAGTCATACAACTTTGTCTTCAAAG TGGTTTTGATAGGAGAATCAGGTGTGGGCAAAAGCAACCTCCTGTCTCGCTTCACCAAGAATGAATTCAATCACGACAGTCGCACAACCATAGGAGTGGAGTTCAGCACCCGCACGGTTCAACTGGACAACTTCACCATCAAGGCACAGATATGGGACACAGCGGGACTGGAGCGGTACCGAGCCATCACTTCCGC GTATTACCGAGGAGCAGTGGGCGCCCTTTTAGTCTATGACATAAGCAAGCATCTGACCTATGAAAGCGCAGAGAGATGGTTGAAGGAGTTGTACGACCACGCAGACCCGCACATTGTGGTGATGTTGGTGGGGAACAAGAGAGATTTGGAAACTGTCAGGACAGTCCCGACCGAAGAGGCGCGGGATTTTGCAG AGAAAAAAGGCCTGATGTTTATGGAGACCTCAGCGCTGgactccacaaatgttgaagatGCGTTCAATGAAGTTCTCACAG CCATCCATAAGAAGGTAGCCAGCAGAGAAGTGACCCGTGGTTCAATCAGCGCAGTAACCCTCTCCAACCCGGTGGGATCATCAAGTCAAAGTCAAGAGGAGAGGAAGCCGTGCTGCAAGAACTCCTGA